Proteins from a genomic interval of Lolium perenne isolate Kyuss_39 chromosome 1, Kyuss_2.0, whole genome shotgun sequence:
- the LOC127327921 gene encoding uncharacterized protein: protein MGDRRRPGDAATENAGAGTPASGGPAIPAPRSGTNEAVRGGPGPGRNTPAPAQQTGSSDRQQDASNSLSGDSDRQQSGNASSSSKKRKRISARSYFKKFKLAEGANAADVGVASDDKENTSSGHVADSNIYKLCEGSRLIGKNKRQSSDAVSKVSERLVSGSHEASETVVKQGSEPSSEAGPTLSPPLQQHDDTQQKEGVKKLMSTPKNLHLQLKQELSKLIKVLQLPDNVKFMADQLFEYVLNNHQVVTEPVCILHAFNIALCWYAASLLKCKVDRRESLVLAEKGLNCECNEELVALMYRKLRTLKEKIPYRAGEISIKGRPVSVEDIRLSWQETSTNLENDHIFQNEEMDLHGEFSHGACQETSAVAEQIISERQEPVQETCREYHTQNHEILSMIVEKSIDLVRNVFSLREKNILCKQQLEISGLVTHRQNNVIRLKEVCSLVLEHVCRSHIDEMTRRKEIKQTAYWFTMLMYGFLEHMKFQHEKLEGLQSDTWSSERQLKENLYQVAKSGQLDQGFDQRIALPDSKFVMEEFIHFKERDGGYRIVESSLSHCKQPSNATLLIEIVRNEVLSEPISIQPIENEPVETSVGSRGRLASEVVDFSENIISCNSDGIGVESAGCSSSTVSSNNDSIGQEASTCRNTEHIVKPSMLLGGATSLVRGVNSNNDDTMDTDGHLDSPMLASSQSFISMVGAQSVLPCMSPHQSTYLSAQQNVAPSWCPPVEAEHTGVGTQEIQVMQPEMQPSIFFPDAPLQKISDDRSQTGFQPDRATGLPQGAAETSLHLGDARMQGQGKSDGNVGADPLLLTYPADSPVTLQVSTEVETQTCEPTMPATQSINPPAQQNVLGTEAASDLHPNVQPSTSMQDEPEEAEDEPDAVDEPAEAERAATFGFIAAQTLQPETQSSTSTQDVLFERTYLSGMPVLHSPTIHQSVEPSLHPHGEAESVVMVTAHDLQSKILPSAPVPAEQNTSLLSQQSLATSQHSPAEAEPADILCTKLACDLQPSLVEMHDQPAEEQSCILRTIAARNLQPETQPSTSMQSAPFGKTHLFVMSMLQNLTAHRTVEPSLDPHARAESTHTLCSLTAHVLQPEVQSSASMQGRPAEAEGAVMLGSTTAHDVQTEVQSSTKVQPVPLERIRPEERRQIGFLPNMVSGIEQPTHHPPAKTLVFNNPILSGDRLKNELHTLMHSNSLLSKDHEHKKALLLIECNQEIEKIKKKYASLLQKEESTYVQALRDLTDIYRKGLVEESLAESFRGQITPSAAAQGIQLTAAGISCCSPRSLVTEHAFEPSSAHAFEPSSAAEPSSRWNAQPQSILAGHLYGTTSSPLVPAPAPNVSEGSAGAQLHASAPHLQHLRMPWAHAVHTDKQQLPPASPPLGQYAPVTMGSYASTVPWGGAVLNCMDPSLAHQSVLPSQSSSRPAPPLPSGRHTESILNI from the exons ATGGGCGACAGACGGCGGCCAGGAGACGCGGCGACGGAGAATGCTGGCGCTGGCACGCCGGCTTCCGGAGGCCCTGCCATCCCGGCGCCAAGGAGCGGCACAAACGAGGCTGTGCGCGGAGGGCCGGGCCCAGGTCGGAATACGCCCGCTCCTGCCCAGCAGACTGGTTCTTCCGACAGGCAGCAGGATGCTTCCAATTCTCTGTCGGGAGATTCAGACAGACAGCAGAGCGGGAATGCTAGCAGTTCCTCAAAGAAGCGGAAAAGGATCAGCGCCAGAAGCTACTTTAAGAAATTTAAGTTGGCCGAAGGGGCGAATGCCGCAG ATGTAGGTGTTGCTTCTGATGACAAGGAAAACACTTCGAGCGGGCATGTGGCAGACAGCAACATCTACAAACTATGTGAAGGTAGCAGGCTAATTGGAAAAAACAAGAGACAATCAAGCGACGCTGTATCTAAAGTTTCCGAACGCCTTGTTTCTGGTTCGCATGAAGCTTCGGAGACAGTGGTTAAGCAAGGTTCTGAACCATCTTCAGAG GCAGGACCTACATTGAGCCCCCCTCTTCAACAACATGATGACACCCAACAAAAAGAAG GGGTGAAAAAACTGATGAGCACACCCAAGAATCTTCACCTCCAACTTAAGCAGGAACTGTCAAAACTAATTAAGGTGCTACAGCTGCCG GATAATGTAAAATTTATGGCCGATCAGTTATTTGAATATGTTCTGAATAATCATCAAGTTGTTACCGAGCCAGTATGCATCTTGCACGCGTTCAACATAGCCTTG TGTTGGTATGCTGCTTCTCTGCTTAAATGTAAGGTAGACCGCAGAGAGTCGCTTGTCCTTGCTGAAAAAGGCTTGAACTGTGAATGCAATGAAGAACTTGTGGCATTGATGTATAGAAAATTGAGGACCCTAAAGGAAAAAATCCCATATAGAGCAGGTGAAATAAGCATCAAGGGTCGACCAGTGTCAGTAGAAGACATCAGACTTTCATGGCAAGAGACCTCTACTAACTTGGAAAATGACCACATTTTCCAAAACGAGGAAATGGATCTTCATGGTGAGTTCTCACATGGTGCATGTCAGGAGACCTCAGCTGTTGCTGAGCAGATAATCTCAGAGAGGCAGGAACCTGTTCAAGAAACTTGCAGAGAATATCACACGCAAAATCATGAGATTCTTAGCATGATTGTGGAGAAAAGTATAGATTTAGTTAGAAATGTTTTCTCCTTAAGAGAAAAGAATATCCTTTGCAAACAACAGCTTGAGATATCAGGTTTAGTGACACACAGGCAGAACAATGTCATCAGACTGAAAGAAGTATGCAGTTTAGTTCTGGAACATGTCTGTAGAAGTCACATTGATGAAATGACCAGGAGAAAAGAAATAAAGCAGACTGCTTATTGGTTCACTATGCTCATGTATGGATTTTTGGAGCACATGAAGTTCCAACATGAAAAACTTGAGGGACTGCAATCTGATACATGGTCTTCAGAGCGACAGCTGAAGGAAAATCTCTACCAGGTAGCAAAATCAGGCCAATTAGATCAAGGCTTTGATCAGCGCATTGCTCTACCAGATTCAAAGTTTGTTATGGAAGAATTCATCCATTTTAAGGAACGGGATGGTGGGTATCGTATTGTTGAAAGTTCTCTGTCACATTGTAAGCAGCCATCAAATGCCACATTGTTGATAGAAATAGTACGAAATGAAGTTCTTTCAGAGCCCATATCTATCCAGCCAATAGAAAATGAGCCAGTTGAGACTTCTGTGGGCTCTCGCGGTAGACTAGCATCAGAAGTTGTTGATTTTTCAGAAAACATCATCAGCTGTAATTCTGATGGCATTGGTGTAGAAAGTGCTGGCTGTTCATCAAGTACTGTTTCTTCAAACAATGATTCCATCGGTCAG GAAGCCTCAACCTGTAGAAATACTGAACATATTGTGAAGCCAAGTATGCTGCTGGGAGGTGCAACTTCTCTTGTTAGAGGAGTTAATTCGAACAATGATGACACTATGGACACAGATGGCCACTTGGACTCACCAATGTTGGCTTCTTCACAAAGCTTCATATCCATGGTTGGAGCTCAGTCTGTTTTACCATGTATGTCTCCCCATCAAAGCACATATCTGTCTGCTCAACAAAATGTAGCACCTTCATGGTGTCCACCTGTCGAAGCAGAACATACAGGTGTGGGCACACAAGAGATTCAGGTTATGCAGCCTGAAATGCAACCATCAATCTTCTTTCCGGATGCTCCACTTCAAAAGATATCCGATGACAGGAGCCAAACAGGGTTTCAACCAGATAGAGCAACTGGACTGCCACAAGGAGCCGCAGAAACTTCTCTGCATTTAGGTGATGCCAGAATGCAAGGCCAGGGAAAAAGTGATGGCAATGTAGGTGCGGATCCATTGCTGTTAACTTATCCTGCAGATAGCCCAGTTACCCTACAAGTTTCTACCGAAGTTGAAACCCAGACTTGCGAACCAACTATGCCTGCAACACAAAGTATCAATCCACCTGCCCAACAAAATGTTCTAGGCACAGAGGCAGCCAGCGATTTGCACCCTAATGTGCAACCATCAACCTCAATGCAGGATGAACCTGAAGAGGCAGAAGATGAACCTGATGCAGTGGATGAGCCTGCAGAGGCAGAGCGAGCAGCTACCTTTGGTTTCATAGCAGCTCAGACTTTGCAGCCTGAAACGCAATCATCAACCTCTACACAGGATGTTCTGTTTGAACGAACTTATCTTTCTGGCATGCCTGTGCTACATAGTCCAACTATCCATCAAAGTGTAGAACCTTCACTGCATCCACATGGAGAAGCAGAATCTGTGGTCATGGTGACAGCTCATGATCTCCAGTCTAAAATACTACCGTCAGCACCAGTGCCTGCGGAACAAAATACAAGTCTGCTTTCCCAACAAAGTTTAGCAACTTCGCAACATTCACCAGCAGAAGCTGAACCGGCAGATATTTTGTGCACAAAGCTAGCCTGCGATTTGCAGCCTTCGCTAGTCGAAATGCATGATCAACCTGCAGAAGAACAATCATGTATCTTGCGCACCATAGCTGCTCGGAATTTACAGCCTGAAACACAACCATCAACCTCAATGCAGAGTGCTCCTTTTGGGAAAACCCATCTGTTTGTCATGTCTATGCTACAAAATCTTACGGCCCATCGTACTGTAGAACCTTCACTGGATCCACATGCGAGAGCAGAATCAACACATACACTTTGCTCGCTGACAGCTCATGTTCTGCAACCTGAAGTACAGTCATCGGCCTCAATGCAGGGTCGACCTGCAGAAGCAGAAGGAGCAGTTATGTTAGGCTCCACGACAGCCCATGATGTGCAGACTGAAGTGCAGTCATCAACCAAAGTTCAGCCTGTTCCACTTGAAAGAATACGCCCTGAAGAAAGGAGGCAAATTGGTTTTCTGCCAAATATGGTATCTGGTATTGAACAGCCCACACACCACCCTCCAGCCAAAACGTTAGTGTTTAATAATCCAATACTTAGTGGCGACCGGCTGAAAAATGAGTTGCACACGTTAATGCATTCCAACAGTTTGCTTAGTAAAGACCATGAACATAAG AAAGCACTACTTCTAATAGAGTGCAACCAAGAAATAGAGAAGATAAAAAAGAAGTATGCCTCATTACTTCAAAAAGAAGAGTCCACTTATGTTCAGGCCCTGAGGGATCTCACTGATATATACAGGAAAGGTCTTGTAGAGGAATCACTAGCTGAGAGTTTTCGAGGACAGATTACACCATCAGCTGCAGCTCAAGGTATCCAACTGACAGCTGCTGGCATATCTTGTTGTTCTCCAA GGAGCCTTGTAACCGAGCATGCATTTGAGCCTTCTTCAGCGCATGCATTTGAGCCTTCTTCAGCAGCTGAACCATCATCAAGATGGAATGCCCAACCCCAGTCAATCCTAGCTGGACATCTCTATGGAACGACATCATCACCTCTTGTTCCAGCGCCTGCGCCAAATGTCAGCGAGGGTTCTGCAGGAGCACAACTGCATGCATCCGCTCCTCATCTCCAGCATCTCAGGATGCCATGGGCACATGCAGTTCACACAGACAAGCAGCAACTTCCTCCTGCTAGTCCACCATTGGGACAGTATGCCCCTGTTACCATGGGAAGCTATGCATCGACAGTTCCATGGGGAGGTGCTGTATTAAACtgcatggatccaagtttagctcACCAATCAGTGTTGCCATCACAATCAAGCTCACGTCCAGCACCCCCGCTGCCATCCGGTCGACATACAGAGTCCATCCTGAATATATAG